Proteins encoded together in one Verrucomicrobiia bacterium window:
- a CDS encoding Gfo/Idh/MocA family oxidoreductase, translated as MNTRPITRRSFVQTTSTASALAALSPGVFGAARTRPLRTALIGTGGRGTGAANDHLEAARELGVDVRLVLLGDVFEDRLERSISALRNVGIEISRGQTMLGFDAYRRIAEADVDIVLLTTPPNFRPRHLAAAVAAGKHIFVEKPIAVDPVGCRSAMETGRIATEKKLSIVAGTQRRHEPGYLAIAKAIHDGAIGRIVGGTVHFCLDGGSIGRRPPGLSDAEWMIRSWNGWAEMCGDHIVEQHVHSLDVMNWFLGTHPVNCVSFGHRLRRRGGNCYDFFSTDYEFPGGVHIHSMARQVTGTWSRIGQFFRGERGMADVTGLVFADRVYVGGADRRSPIDLGRWERTPTSYVREHMNLIRSVLDGNPINEAQNIAESSLTAVMGRMSAYNGQLVTWDEMMASNFQCTPSAEDFERGTVTLPPEEAPVPGRG; from the coding sequence ATGAACACGCGTCCCATCACCCGACGGTCCTTCGTCCAGACCACCTCCACCGCCTCCGCCCTCGCCGCCCTCTCCCCGGGCGTGTTCGGAGCCGCCCGCACCCGACCGCTGCGCACGGCGCTCATCGGCACGGGCGGACGCGGCACCGGCGCCGCCAACGATCATCTCGAGGCCGCCCGCGAACTCGGCGTGGATGTCCGTCTGGTGCTCCTTGGCGACGTCTTCGAGGACCGCCTCGAACGCAGCATCAGCGCCCTCCGCAATGTCGGCATCGAGATCTCCCGCGGTCAGACCATGCTCGGCTTCGATGCCTACCGGCGCATCGCGGAGGCCGACGTCGATATCGTCCTCCTCACCACGCCGCCCAATTTCCGGCCGCGCCACCTCGCCGCGGCCGTTGCCGCCGGCAAACACATCTTCGTCGAGAAACCCATCGCCGTGGATCCCGTCGGCTGCCGCAGCGCCATGGAAACCGGCCGCATCGCCACCGAAAAGAAGCTCTCGATCGTCGCCGGCACCCAGCGCCGCCATGAACCCGGCTACCTCGCCATCGCCAAGGCCATCCACGACGGCGCCATCGGCCGCATCGTCGGTGGCACCGTTCATTTCTGCCTCGACGGTGGCAGCATCGGACGCCGTCCGCCCGGCCTGTCCGACGCCGAATGGATGATCCGCTCCTGGAACGGCTGGGCCGAGATGTGCGGCGATCACATCGTCGAACAGCACGTCCACAGCCTCGACGTCATGAACTGGTTCCTCGGCACCCACCCCGTCAACTGCGTCAGCTTCGGACACCGCCTTCGCCGGCGCGGCGGGAACTGCTACGACTTCTTCAGCACCGACTACGAGTTCCCCGGCGGGGTCCACATCCACAGCATGGCCCGCCAGGTCACAGGCACCTGGAGCCGCATTGGACAGTTCTTCCGCGGCGAACGCGGCATGGCCGACGTCACCGGCCTCGTCTTTGCCGACCGCGTCTATGTCGGTGGCGCCGATCGACGCTCCCCCATCGACCTCGGGCGCTGGGAACGCACCCCCACGTCCTATGTCCGCGAGCACATGAACCTCATCCGCAGCGTGCTCGACGGGAATCCCATCAACGAGGCCCAGAACATCGCCGAATCCAGCCTCACCGCCGTCATGGGCCGCATGTCCGCCTACAACGGGCAACTCGTCACCTGGGACGAGATGATGGCCTCGAACTTCCAGTGCACCCCCAGTGCCGAGGACTTCGAACGCGGCACCGTGACCCTTCCCCCCGAGGAAGCGCCCGTCCCCGGCCGTGGTTGA